ATACCACCCTTGTTAAGCAACTTATCAAAATTCAGGCATCCTTaaaggaagggcagaaagaaggTTTAGAAACTCTCTTTAAAGGTGTAAAGAAAGATATACATAGGGGGAAAGTTCCTCAAAGAAGAGACTAAGATAAAAGCATTGAGACACAAATATTGCTTATAAAGTCCTTAGCACAATGTCTCCCTAGCAAGTactaaatacacacaaaaaaattatctttaaaaatttgtatttttatccgGAGGATCACCTTAGTTCTTTGGAAAAACAGCACCTTCTCCAGGTGTAAGGATAAAAGAGAATATGAGAAGCAGGTGATTATGACTGGAAACACAAAAgctgactttttcatttttagtcacAAATTACAATCCCTGAAAGACTTAAACATTAGAGATCCAACGTCCTAGATCTCAGTCTCTCCCTAAAGATAACACACTTTAGTGTGTAGACTTCCAAAACTTTTTCTATGGATTTACAAATATCTATTTGTCCGTAGAAACCTGCATCATTATGTAGATTTTTCTTGGGCGCCTTTCCACGACACTAGAGATTTATCCTTTTGGTTCAAACATTGCAAGTCAGTCGTCCTAAAGAAGTGAGTTCCCAAAGACCTATCCTGCCCCTCTCTAAAccaaaaaactgagggttgctggaccggaggggaggggggggctGGATGATGCACAAtgggggagtgtatgtgctatgccgagtgctgtgaattgtttaagactgatgaatcacacacctgtacccctgaaacaaatacattatatgataatttaaaaaaaaaaacctaaaaagtgTGAAGTGGTGAGAAGTAACGATATGGGGGGGATGCCGAATTCGAAGCAACACAGGAGCAAACTTATAGTTTCCCTACCAGAAAGCTATGTGGATGGGAGCCTAAAGACTTCGTTAGAGAAGTCACTGTGAATAAAATACGTGCCCGCCGCGCCATCACAGACATTGAATCCTCGTCACAACCCCAAATTTAAGACCTTCCTCTTCTAGAACGCTGATTGGACGACCTGCGCGAGCGCTTTCCGTAGGGTACCCGCCTACTGGCTCCAAATTTGGTCCATCCATTTAGCCGCCCGACTCCTGCATTCCCCATTAGAGTCAACCCGCTGCCTCTTGGAGGAGCCCAACCTACCGCGCGCTCCGTGCTCATTGGCTTAGGGAGACGCTGCTCAGGAGCGGAAAACCCGCCTCCCACATTCCGATGGCCCAAGGACCGATCAGTCGGCAGCTAAAAGTAGAGCCAATTGGCCCATACAGAAGCCAGTCAAACTCTCCGGCTGCAACGCTCCACAGAACTTACAGGAATAAAACATCCCGCCCCTGTTCTTCCATTGGTTGGCCGAACCCACCGCTCCCCCTTCACTAGCCCCCACCCCGCGGTCCATTCATTTCACACAATAACGGACCCAATTGGAGTCAGTTCAAGACCTAGTATGGGTAGGCAAGACTATCCGCCACTTACCCGGAATCGAGACCGATCACTCACGCTAATGTCTTCCCTGATCCTCTGTGGTGAGGCCGGACCACAAGACACCACGGCCGCCGCCTTCTGCGCAACGCCAACCGCCCGCCAAAACGGATCCTTCCTTGCGCCTGCGCGACCaatcctgggactgaaccctttCTCCGCCCATTACGCCTGCGCAAAACGAGGCACAACTCCCGCCACTACGCAGGCGCTGTAGATTCGCCGCGTCTCCCGCCCGCCATTTCACGTGCTCCAAGCGCCAAGCGGAACTTCTTAATGCGCCTGCGTAAACTCGCCATTTTACTACACATGCGCTCAGCAGGCGGtcgttgcaaaaaaaaaaaaaaaagtcacctgatAACTTCTTTCCTAATACATCGTATTAGCTGTGCTTTGTCAAGTGAGTTGAACGTAATTTCGGGCCATGAAGgattaaaaatttacttaaataCTTTAGGTACATTCAAATATGAATGATGGGTTGGCGAGCCAATCACACTAGTTAAGGGTAATATTACTCGGGAACCAATGGCCCCTAAGGGGTGGAGACTACGTAGAACGCCCAAACGGATGACGTTATACAGCAATGCGGGACTACAGACCAATAGCAGGGGGAAGCTATTGTAAATATCCAATCAGAGATACTCAGGGGCGGAGTCTACCAATGCCTAAAGCGAGGAGGCGGGATAAAAAAGCGAGGCCGAAGGTAGGCTGGCAGATACGTTCGTTAGGTTACTCCTTTCTGCCTGTGGACGCCGCCGAGTAAGCATCGTTAAAGTCTCCCCTCCCACCGCCGTCATGTCTAAGTCAGAGGTGAGTAACACGCTGTCTCcaatctcattttcttcctcgCTCCTTCCTGAGTTCTGTAGGATGTAGCCTCTTGGGTTGCTCGCGCCAGCTCCTACGGCAGTTCTTCGGTTTCTGCCAGGGCCTACCCCTCCCAAAGTTCAGGTCGCCATTTTGTCCTCGTCGTCGCCATGAGGCCGCCGTCCTGCAACATTTGGTTATCACGCCAGGCTTGCCCCTCCTGGCAAAACAGTTAGGCACATTCGATTGGTTTTGTTTTACCTCGTCACAGGGGGCGAGTTTTCTAAAGAACAGCTATAGTTCCTTGCtggttatgtatttttttagcCTAGTCCTTTTGTTGCGCGTGCGTCGGAGGGACAGTAGAGACGCATGCGCTCGTGGTTCCCAGCCCCCACATACGTCTCCACTAATGGGGAGAAGCACGTGGCTTGCTGTGACCCGAAGGAACAATAAGGGCTACGTAACGTTGCTGCCTAGTTTTGCGGTTCCTAACTGAAAGGTGTCTGGCGTTATAGCCCATATGTAACGAGTTTTTCCCCTGCTGCTagtctcccaaagagcctgaacaGCTGCGAAAGCTCTTCATCGGAggtctgagctttgaaacaaccgatgagagtctgaggagccatTTTGAGCAATGGGGAACACTTACGGACTGTGTGGTAAGACTTGGGAGAGACAAAAGGCCAGTAGAACTAGTCCGTTTACTTGGACTATTTTGTTGTAATTACTGTGCTTATGAAGATTGTTAACAGGATTGTggttgaaaataatttggcaagGGAAGGTGTGGTTTTACCTAATTAGAAGGTACTAGTTAATTTAGATTAGATGGGTAGTGGGAAACGGGAGGACTTCGCATAAAGGGCTGAAAGAATTTATTACGTTACCCGGGATAGAAATGACCAGGGGTTCAGGGGTTTTACTGtgtattaaatgagttaacatttCAGGTAATGAGAGATCCGAACACCAAGCgctccagaggctttgggtttgtcacctatgccactgtggaggaggtggatgcagccatgaatgcaaggccacacaaggtggatggaagagttgtggaaccaAAGAGGGCTGTCTCAAGAGAAGTGAGTGATACTTTTTCCTGCCTCTGACGATTTAGAAGTGTGTCACTAAGTGCATTTCCCATTTGGGGTTCTTAACACACTTTAGTGATCTTTGTTAAGGTTACTTTTGCTGATACAAGAAACTTAATTGGGCTTTTTCTATTAGgattctcaaagacctggtgcccacttaactgtgaaaaagatttttgttggtggcattaaagaagacactgaagaacatcatctaagagattatttcgaacagtatgggaaaatcgaagtgattgagatcatgactgaccgaggcagtggcaaaaagaggggttttgcttttgtaacatttgatgacCATGATTCTGTAGACAAGATTGTCAGTAAGTATCAGGGGCATGCTCTTTGCTAGGGGTTCTGAAGTCCACATTCTGTTCAAAGCCCTGAGATCGTGTTTTTTCGGTAATTTTTTAGTTCAAAAATACCATACTGTGAATGGCCacaactgtgaagtaaggaaagcGCTCTCTAAGCAAGAGATGGCTAGTGCTTCATCCAGCCAAAGAGGTGGGTTTATTTGATAATTCTTACAGACAGCTAAATAATTTAATCTGTATGACTTAAGCTTTAAAACTTATCTTTAAAGGTcgaagtggttctggaaactttggtggtggtcgtggaggtggttttggtgggaatgacaactttggtcGCGGAGGAAACTTCAGTGGTCGAGGTATGTGTGGTTATAGTTTACCACTAAGAATTAATAGTGAGCCTTGTGGTTCAGTTATCCctaaagttaaattttatctAAGTGTAGTTCTGGCTTCTCAACTAACCAGAAGGTTAAATCTTGAGTATAAAATTAAGGGCATAAAttgtgtataatttatatactttaaaaagtagtttaaaattctgttttgttttgtttttttttttttccaggtggctttggtggcagtcgaggtggtggtggatatggtggcagtggggatggctatAACGGATTTGGTAATGATGGTAAGTTTAAGGAGTATATAGGTGAACTTTCCTTTGGCAACCTTTAGACTAGGTTAGTAAACTAGTGCATGACAAGCTTAGCTCTGATAACAAACAGCATGCGGTGTGCAGGCTTTTAGGCATTACATTTGCACAGGTTTTGATTGTTGAATACTTTTGTCTTATTGAGAAGAATTGTATTCTTGTAGGTGGTTATGGAGGAGGCGGCCCTGGTTActctggaggaagcagaggctatGGAAGTGGTGGACAGGGTTATGGAAACCAGGGCAGTGGCTATGGCGGGAGTGGCAGCTATGACAGCTATAACAACGGAGGAGGCGGAGGCGGCTATGGCGGTGGTAGTGGTAGGTATCCAGTGATCCAAGTACTTGGTGCAACAGCTAGATTAGCCCTTTAGAGTTTACGCCCATAAGGGGATTTGATGCTCTTAAAAGCATTATGTGGTACAGTGCatggtattcttttttaatgggcTTGCTAATGCTACCTCCTCCTAGCTTTAAGCTGGGGCCGCCTCACTCCCAAGATAGATAGATGGTTAAGTGGATAGCGGTGTCTTTAATCAGAATTAGATTAGCTTCTAGCAGGATTTAATATTTCAACTCCTTTGGGATCTTAGGCACTTAGTTGATATATCCAGCATGTGTTTGTAGTGCCCTTGATAGGTAGTAGCCTTCAAAGGCTCTAGATCATCCATCTGTTAACCCCATGGTAAGTTGGGTAAACCTTCTTAAAGTGTAGTGGATTACTCAGCTGAGTGCCTTGCCCAGAAAAGGATGAAACAGATAATCAAACGTTGGAGTCATCAGTTTGGGAGGAAGGCAAGCAGAACATGCAGCTTTTTTGGCTCTGAGGACTAAATAGAATTCACAATTGCCATCTTCAAGTAGCATATAAAGGCCCTCTTCTCATTCCTAGGAAGCAACTTTGGAGGTGGTGGAAGctataatgattttggcaattacaacaatcaatcctcaaattttggacccatgaaaggaggcaattttggaggcagaagctctggccctTATGGTGGTGGAGGCCAATACTTCGCCAAACCACGAAACCAAGGTACCGTATATATGCAGTGTTGGAAGTGCTAGTTACCTGTAGCTAGTTCTAgcaaaaaatactaatttttaggTAATGTTTGTATAGTAGTTAAACACTGACAATTCAAAGCTTTTAGGTATATGCAGTCAAATTGGGAAAGTCAAGTGAGCTCAAACTCTGGAAAATATGGACATCTGTTGCCCCCAGTATAAAAAATTTTGTTGGCACTTCCAAAGATTAACAGGGACATACTCTCTTCTTAGGTGGCTAtggtggttccagcagcagcagcagctatggcagtggcagaaggttttaattactgccagGTAAGTAAACAACTTTTTATCttacaagttaatttttgtaaatgataATGAACCCAGTAACCCTAATGTAGCTGAGCAGTGCAAAGTAGTTAACATTATAATTGGAgtaaaattttgaatattaagtTAATATTCAGATCAGCAAAATTTGTGGGAAACAAAACTTGCTATTGGATTGTAGCCTTGAGTCTTAATATGTTTAGATTAACAACTTTATTCCATATTGTTCAACAGGAAACAAAgcttagcaggagaggagagccagagaagtgacagggaagctacaggttacaacagatttgtgaactcagccaagcacagtggtggcagggcctagctgctacaaagaagacatgttttagacaatactcatgtgtatgggcaaaaaaactcgaggactgtatttgtgactaattgtataacaggttattttagtttctgttctgtggaaagtgtaaagcattccaacaaagggttttaatgtagattttttttttttttttttttgcacccatgctgttgattgctaaatgtaatagtctgatcatgacgctgaataaatgtgtcttttttttaaatgtgctgtgTAAAGTTAGTCTACTCTGAAGCCATCTTGGTATACTACCCCAACAGTGTGAAGTTAGAATTCCTTCAGGGTGATGCCAGGTTCCATTCGAAATTTATTTGCAACCTGCTTGGGCACAGAAGCCATTGTCTCCACAAACCTTGGTGTAGTTGAACTGACAGTTAATGTGTTGTGACCTGGAGTTCACCATTAAAAGGTCACCCAAGCAAAGTCCTGGAGTTTATTTGGTTATTAATATGATTGTTGGCACATCCTATGCAATATATCTAAATTGAATTATGGTATCAGATAAAACTATAGATGGGATTAAAGCTTGTGTATCATCCATTATCATGTGTAATCAATAAACGATTTAATATTCTCTTGAATGGAATGACAACTGTATGGATTTGGGACTGGCAGAGCTTTGGACTTCCCTACCCACTACCCCTCATAATGTTGAATGCTTCTATCACAATTCAAGTTCAAAACTCTGCCAGAGAATAGAAACCAGCTGCTGGCTAATGCCACCCCATAAGTCCACAGATTTAGAAGTGTTTGGGAGACCTTTTTAAACTGACCAGCACCAGTaagaatatcttatttttaatacaaaaataggCTTACATTAAAGGAAAACAGCAGTTTTACTTGGTTCTGGTGGGTGGGTCCCTAATAGAGGTTTATAGATTAACCATACTATTGAATCTGTTTGGACATTAAAATTATGGAGATGGTGAGGAACCTTATTATATTCATGTTAACTgcagttttcctttaaatatggTACA
This genomic interval from Mustela erminea isolate mMusErm1 chromosome 6, mMusErm1.Pri, whole genome shotgun sequence contains the following:
- the HNRNPA1 gene encoding heterogeneous nuclear ribonucleoprotein A1 isoform X2 is translated as MSKSESPKEPEQLRKLFIGGLSFETTDESLRSHFEQWGTLTDCVVMRDPNTKRSRGFGFVTYATVEEVDAAMNARPHKVDGRVVEPKRAVSREDSQRPGAHLTVKKIFVGGIKEDTEEHHLRDYFEQYGKIEVIEIMTDRGSGKKRGFAFVTFDDHDSVDKIVIQKYHTVNGHNCEVRKALSKQEMASASSSQRGRSGSGNFGGGRGGGFGGNDNFGRGGNFSGRGGFGGSRGGGGYGGSGDGYNGFGNDGSNFGGGGSYNDFGNYNNQSSNFGPMKGGNFGGRSSGPYGGGGQYFAKPRNQGGYGGSSSSSSYGSGRRF
- the HNRNPA1 gene encoding heterogeneous nuclear ribonucleoprotein A1 isoform X1, producing the protein MSKSESPKEPEQLRKLFIGGLSFETTDESLRSHFEQWGTLTDCVVMRDPNTKRSRGFGFVTYATVEEVDAAMNARPHKVDGRVVEPKRAVSREDSQRPGAHLTVKKIFVGGIKEDTEEHHLRDYFEQYGKIEVIEIMTDRGSGKKRGFAFVTFDDHDSVDKIVIQKYHTVNGHNCEVRKALSKQEMASASSSQRGRSGSGNFGGGRGGGFGGNDNFGRGGNFSGRGGFGGSRGGGGYGGSGDGYNGFGNDGGYGGGGPGYSGGSRGYGSGGQGYGNQGSGYGGSGSYDSYNNGGGGGGYGGGSGSNFGGGGSYNDFGNYNNQSSNFGPMKGGNFGGRSSGPYGGGGQYFAKPRNQGGYGGSSSSSSYGSGRRF